The nucleotide sequence TCGGATATTTTGTGTCTGCTCAAGTCGTGTTTTCCAGCGTGAACTGGCGGGCATTAGTCGAACGATGATTAAAATAACGGCCCACATCAACAATCCAGAGAGGAGCCCGACCAGGCTGCCGCCAATGTAAGTATGCAGGTAACGGTGGAGCGGTAGTTCGTCCCTGCTCAGATAATACAGCACTTCCACATCAATCAGGACATTCGCGGCCATGAAGGACGTCAGCCAGAACGAACGGGGGCCAAAGACTTTAGTCAGCAACCCGGGGCTGAAATGAAACGGCGTGAGTGGAATGAGAAATTCTCCCTGGTGGAATGTGGAATTCGATTCATTGAAGAATGCTTTATATTCAGTTTCCCGTCGTGGCGAACAGGTATCGAGTCCAGAGATGGTTCTCTTCACCCCCGTCAACGATTTTCTGATGACACCAGTCGGTGGGGTACAGGTAAGTATCGTCATCTAACTGAAGCGGAAGACCAATTGTAGCTCTCCACTCACAACTTACATTGGATCGGACAACCTCTCCTACATAAGATCCCCATAAAATGGATCTTTTAATAATCTGGTCTTCCGAAAATGGCTTCTCCAGGTGTTCGCGATGCATTTGACCTAAGATCTGATCGACCTTTTTGATTGATTCGGGAGAGTAATCCAGATCAACATCATATTCACTTTTTGCGATGTCCACTATTTTAGCCGCGTTTACTTTCCTCATGTCTGCCATGGTCGCATCATTGAACCCAGGGTTGTAATTGTAGTATTGCAAAAAAATCGCGTATCCCGCGATGAGGATCAGGAAGACAACTAAAATACGAATTCTGCTTTTAGGAGATGATTCGGGCATGAGTAAAAGCATCTGACATTAAAAACGGTCTCGTTGCGAATAAAAAAGACGTGAGATTATTTTAGCTCGCACCGGTTCAACAGAGAATGCTGAATTCCGGGGGAAGTCAGGTTTTCTCAAGTTGCCATTGCTTTTTTATTCCTGGGCCTGCATCCTGTGAAGAAAGGAGAACGGAAGACAGCCTGACCCAATCACAAGGAGATTTTCGTATGCCCGGTTTTTTTGAGATGATGATTCTCAGTTCCATTCTGCTGATTGGAGTCTTTCCCTGCTGGATGATCTGCAGTAAAGCCGGTTTTCCCGGCTGGATCAGTCTTCTAATCTTATTTCCGGGGCTGAATATCGGGCTGTTGTTTTTTCTGGCATTCGCAGAATGGCCTGCGCTGAAGGAGAGAACAAAACAGGAAAACGCTTAATCGTTACACAGTACCAGAGTACAGTCAGATTCGGATCCATAATGGTTGCGTTAAATGCCCTTTTTCTGCTGATGTTATTTTGCATGACCTTTACCGTGATTGCGGCAGTGGTGTGGGGAGGCTTATTCCTGGCGAAAATCGCCCACAAACGACAGTGGCTGATCGGCTCATTTGCCGTGTATTGTCTTTGTGTTGCCATTCTCTTTTTTAGACTGTCACGTCCGGCGGCTGTTTTCGAACGCACATTCGGCTTTACCCCGGATTGTGAAGTCAAAGAGCTGGAATCATCGTTCTGGATATTGGGTGATGGAGGGGAAATCACAATCGCTTTTACAGGTAAGCGGGAAACTGTAGATCAAATATTAAAAAGTGGAATGCAGAGACAAACGGATGTAGGGATGTCCGAGCACTATCGTCGCATCTTTTCCGAACACTTTGGATGGGAATCGGAAGATCTCTATTTCAACCCGTCGACCGGGCGTGTCAGATATTACTGGTGTGGTAGTGATTAATTAGGAAAGCACAAAAGAAGTTCCTGCCTGAAGTTTTTTTGCCAGTGTCCCGTTGGTGCGACTAAATGTGAAACGCTCTAGATGGTTTCCAGGGCGTCAGAAAATAGTTCGTCCATCATTTTCTCCAGGGTAATTTGGTTAAATGGTTTTCTGATAAATCGATAACCTTTTGCCGCGAGATTGACGTGGCGAAGCTCAGGAGTCGCATCTCCCGTGCAAAATAAAATGGGAGGAGGGTTTCCCAGTTTACAAATACTTTCATAGGCTTCGGTA is from Gimesia maris and encodes:
- a CDS encoding DUF4184 family protein yields the protein MKRTISGLDTCSPRRETEYKAFFNESNSTFHQGEFLIPLTPFHFSPGLLTKVFGPRSFWLTSFMAANVLIDVEVLYYLSRDELPLHRYLHTYIGGSLVGLLSGLLMWAVILIIVRLMPASSRWKTRLEQTQNIRLLNQSLLAGLIGGVSHVFLDSLMHDDMHPFWPFVTGNSLTGMISVPALHIGLGLLGLFSMILWLLLREP